One part of the Haliotis asinina isolate JCU_RB_2024 chromosome 2, JCU_Hal_asi_v2, whole genome shotgun sequence genome encodes these proteins:
- the LOC137272582 gene encoding uncharacterized protein, with protein sequence MTAIRHRLKMPLNTCIYIFLTLSFCVVSEGKQDFAVNVNSDGTYNVVVQGVVWLKSAPTFFRADGQVFSSADGSLKLVKNTQSSGEDVIGQWEANSFLYQAGSSQIETSFVQYTPDPSIFTYNNPTVPFMLFKQRYINGANNTASNNSDSTISGFPGFLTQESTITLGYLGYAGLMFGSDGLKAGQWGSTSFQIDDGLESGPLAIFDRVKTANTLIISPASRFMSSSTWRQNASTGGNNVYWGTMGGVENVPLGVETSFILFCGNQGINKAFVSWGQILQRWHGRTDQFVKSDFTINYLGYWTDNGAYYYNVKETGKNYQDTVLDIKSYIGQLGVPVRYIQYDAWWYHYDNDHGVITWSAQPSVFPNGMQWLYNKTQFPVVAHSMFWSSNTTYATTNGGKYKFLMDGHKAVPLEERFWTDLLSNARKWGLFVYEQDFLDEEFTQIQTFLTDIDLGRQWLTQMGNGAAKNGLTIQYCMSYPRHMLQSLEIPVVTQSRASFDYHPGSTNWRIGVSSLFAWAIGVTPFKDNFWTTEVQPGNAYNSTEPYTSLNAVVATLSTGPVGISDMIGHTNRTLIMKSVNADGLILKPSRPATAIDNQLRRMAWTDFDGPDGELWSTYSDFGGMNKYGIVLVADLRANYNMTPCMAGYQGFPSSMVFPASNPNEIQPLTDPQPLALSTNCTKADFCLFYVSPVLTINGKQVLIQGELDKWVPMSPQRVTDINIADDITISLTGAAYETVSFWFNVDGKSSPVTCTLGAGGLATLSFTAGTCRGV encoded by the exons ATGACTGCAATTCGACATCGTTTGAAGATGCCCCTTAATACCTGTATATACATTTTCCTGACTTTGTCGTTCTGTGTTG TCTCCGAAGGAAAGCAGGACTTTGCTGTGAACGTCAACAGTGACGGCACATACAACGTCGTGGTTCAGGGAGTGGTATGGCTGAAGAGCGCGCCTACCTTCTTCAGAGCTGATGGTCAAGTGTTCTCATCTGCTGATGGATCTCTGAAACTGGTCAAGAACACTCAATCCAGTGGTGAGGACGTCATCGGACAGTGGGAGGCCAACAGCTTCTTGTACCAGGCAGGATCCAGTCAGATCGAGACCAGCTTTGTACAGTACACACCAGATCCAAGCATATTCACCTACAACAATCCGACTGTGCCGTTCATGTTGTTCAAACAG CGTTACATTAATGGAGCAAACAACACCGCCTCCAACAACAGTGACTCCACCATTTCTGGCTTTCCTGGGTTTCTAACTCAAGAATCAACTATTACGCTAGGATACCTCGGTTACGCTGGGCTGATGTTTGGTAGTGATGGTCTGAAAGCTGGACA ATGGGGATCAACGTCGTTTCAAATAGACGATGGGCTTGAGAGTGGGCCGTTAGCCATATTTGATCGTGTGAAGACTGCAAATACCCTGATTATCTCCCCTGCAAGTCGGTTTATGTCGTCATCAACATGGCGTCAGAACGCCAGCACCGGTGGGAACAACGTCTACTGGGGCACTATGGGCGGCGTGGAAAACGTTCCGCTTGGTGTGGAAACCAGTTTTATCTTGTTCTGTGGAAACCAAGGTATCAACAAG GCTTTTGTAAGCTGGGGTCAAATTTTGCAAAGATGGCACGGGCGAACAGACCAGTTTGTAAAGTCCGACTTCACAATCAACTACCTGGGATATTGGACAGACAATG GAGCGTACTACTACAATGTGAAGGAGACGGGAAAGAACTACCAGGACACGGTGCTTGACATCAAGAGCTACATTGGGCAGCTCGGGGTACCCGTCAG GTACATTCAATATGATGCATGGTGGTACCACTATGACAACGACCATGGCGTTATCACGTGGTCAGCTCAGCCAAGCGTCTTCCCCAATGGAATGCA GTGGCTTTATAACAAGACACAGTTTCCCGTCGTGGCGCACAGCATGTTCTG GTCCAGCAATACGACGTATGCAACTACTAATGGGGGGAAGTATAAGTTCCTGATGGATGGGCACAAGGCAGTACCACTGGAAGAG AGATTTTGGACTGATCTGCTCAGTAATGCAAGGAAATGGGGCCTCTTTGTATATGAACAG GATTTCCTCGATGAAGAATTTACACAAATCCAAACATTCCTGACTGACATTGACCTCGGTCGCCAATGGCTGACTCAGATGGGCAATGGTGCTGCCAAGAACGGACTGACCATCCAGTACTGCATGTCCTACCCACGACATATGCTGCAGTCTTTGGAAATACCAGTCGTCACACAG TCCCGTGCAAGCTTTGATTACCACCCAGGTTCGACCAACTGGAGAATAGGCGTCTCGTCACTGTTTGCCTGGGCTATAGGCGTCACGCCTTTCAAGGACAATTTTTGGACGACTGAGGTTCAGCCCGGAAATGCATACA ATTCTACAGAACCATACACGTCCCTGAATGCTGTGGTTGCAACCTTAAGCACAGGCCCAGTAGGAATTAGTGATATGATTGGGCATACGAATAGGACACTCATCATGAA ATCTGTAAATGCTGACGGCCTGATCTTGAAACCATCGCGACCAGCGACTGCAATTGACAACCAGTTACGGAGG ATGGCTTGGACAGACTTTGATGGTCCTGATGGGGAATTGTGGTCCACGTATTCCGACTTTGGTGGAATGAACAAGTACGGCATTGTCTTGGTTGCTGATCTAAGGGCAAATTACAACATGACACCGTGCATGGCTGGATATCAAGGG TTTCCTAGCTCCATGGTTTTCCCAGCCAGTAATCCCAACGAGATCCAACCCTTGACAGACCCTCAGCCTTTGGCATTGAGTACCAACTGTACCAAGGCTGACTTCTGTCTCTTCTATGTATCACCTGTACTGACCATCAATGG AAAACAAGTTCTCATCCAGGGTGAGTTAGATAAGTGGGTGCCGATGTCACCCCAGAGAGTGACGGACATCAACATTGCCGATGACATCACCATCAGCCTGACTGGCGCTGCTTACGAAACTGTCTCCTTCTGGTTCAACGTGGATGGTAAATCTTCACCTGTGACCTGTACCCTCGGAGCTGGAGGACTAGCCACTCTCAGCTTCACAGCAGGCACGTGTCGTGGTGTGTAA